One part of the bacterium genome encodes these proteins:
- a CDS encoding TSUP family transporter, with product MQLYLPIAEMPVNVFEMLLLGGITGVFAGMFGVGGGFLITPFLIFIGIPPSVAVSTSANQMIAASMSGFVAQARRGHVDVKMGFVLLFGSTIGSSLGVWLFAVLKSLGQIDLLISLCYVFFLGGIGGMMGWESWLHIKAKRDGKPPPPIKTLPTHWREKLPWQVFFPRSNISISLLLPIGVGLLVGLMVSLMGVGGGFIMVPAMIYLLGMPATMVIGTSLFQIIFTTIHVTILHAVNTQTVDVVLAVLLLMGSVVGAQYGTRWAMRFQPEQVRALLAAIVLGVALKLAFGLFIEPPQRYVLEETLKQDAAP from the coding sequence ATGCAGCTTTACCTTCCCATTGCCGAAATGCCCGTCAACGTGTTCGAGATGCTGCTGCTCGGCGGCATCACGGGCGTTTTTGCCGGTATGTTCGGGGTAGGGGGCGGCTTTCTCATCACGCCTTTTCTCATCTTCATCGGCATTCCGCCCAGCGTGGCGGTGTCCACCTCCGCCAATCAGATGATCGCTGCCTCCATGTCGGGATTTGTTGCGCAGGCGCGGCGTGGCCATGTGGATGTGAAGATGGGGTTTGTGCTGCTGTTCGGCAGCACCATCGGTTCCTCGCTTGGCGTATGGCTGTTCGCGGTGCTGAAAAGCCTGGGGCAGATCGATCTGCTCATCTCGCTGTGTTATGTATTCTTCCTGGGCGGCATCGGTGGCATGATGGGCTGGGAAAGCTGGCTGCACATCAAGGCCAAGCGCGATGGCAAGCCGCCGCCGCCTATCAAAACCCTGCCGACGCACTGGCGTGAAAAACTGCCCTGGCAGGTGTTTTTTCCGCGCTCCAACATCTCCATCAGCCTGCTGCTGCCCATCGGCGTCGGCCTCCTGGTGGGGCTGATGGTATCGCTCATGGGCGTGGGCGGCGGTTTCATCATGGTGCCCGCCATGATTTACCTGCTCGGCATGCCCGCCACCATGGTCATCGGCACCTCGCTCTTTCAGATCATCTTCACCACCATCCATGTCACCATTTTGCATGCGGTGAACACCCAGACGGTGGATGTGGTGCTGGCCGTGCTGCTGCTGATGGGCTCGGTCGTCGGCGCGCAATATGGCACGCGCTGGGCCATGCGCTTCCAGCCGGAGCAGGTGAGGGCGCTGCTGGCCGCTATCGTGCTGGGCGTTGCGCTCAAGCTGGCCTTCGGCCTTTTCATTGAGCCGCCGCAGCGTTACGTGCTGGAGGAAACCTTGAAGCAGGACGCAGCGCCATGA
- the tsaB gene encoding tRNA (adenosine(37)-N6)-threonylcarbamoyltransferase complex dimerization subunit type 1 TsaB, producing MEPRPMPLTLIIDTAEGGTSLALGDAARPHGAVSLEDTARQSEQLVIMLERLLKDAGKTYADLGQVVANIGPGSFTGIRVGLAVARALGLALSIPVHGVTGLQRTAHAVQSLHPGPLVVIQEALRGQCYWQPFDENGNPTAEPGIEAHAVLARRFGQARLAGSGVASLIKHGLAAPQAVQTGTGPDASAVWAFLVRDGGIRWQDGLQPPRPLYIREPDAKLPTPFLHGNDKA from the coding sequence ATGGAACCCCGCCCTATGCCCCTTACCCTCATCATCGATACCGCCGAGGGCGGCACCTCGCTCGCGCTGGGCGATGCCGCTCGCCCTCATGGCGCCGTGAGCCTGGAGGACACCGCCCGCCAGTCCGAGCAACTGGTGATCATGCTGGAGCGGCTGCTGAAGGATGCAGGCAAAACATACGCCGATCTCGGCCAGGTCGTGGCCAATATCGGCCCGGGCAGCTTCACGGGCATCCGCGTTGGGCTGGCCGTGGCGCGCGCTCTGGGGCTGGCGCTCTCCATCCCCGTGCATGGCGTCACCGGCCTGCAGCGCACGGCCCATGCCGTGCAGTCATTGCATCCCGGCCCGCTGGTCGTGATTCAGGAAGCCTTGCGCGGCCAGTGCTACTGGCAGCCTTTCGACGAAAACGGCAATCCCACCGCCGAACCCGGCATCGAAGCCCATGCCGTACTGGCCCGGCGATTCGGCCAGGCCAGGCTGGCGGGCAGCGGCGTTGCGTCCTTGATAAAGCACGGGCTTGCCGCCCCGCAGGCCGTCCAAACGGGCACGGGGCCGGATGCATCGGCCGTCTGGGCCTTTCTCGTCCGCGATGGCGGCATCAGATGGCAGGATGGTTTACAACCGCCGCGTCCTTTGTATATTCGGGAGCCGGACGCCAAACTGCCAACCCCTTTTTTACATGGAAACGATAAGGCATGA